The genomic stretch GCCTTCAAATCCTGGATGATTGCGCTACTGATTGCCTTGGCCTTCGTGGCAATCGGATACGGCCTCAGGTTTTACATGGAAGATAGCGCCACCGCGCAGGATGCCGATTCGTGGCCTGACCTGGCACTGTTTCTGGGTGGTTATCTGTTCTGCTTCTGCCTCAAGCCCCTTCAGGCCGCCATCCAGCGCAAACTCAAGCGCCGAGCGTTTGGGCATACTCGCCAGAAAAGCCCTTCTTGAAGCAGTGATTGGATCCTATATTAAAAATATGAGGAACTATCCGCCTCGGCAGCACCCATACCCTTACATTTCATAAAAAACGTTATCGATATGGACATAGAACATAACGCCAAGACCCTGCAGTCCCTGATCGAGCAACTCTGCGCAGATCACCCAAAATCTTTCACCGAGTTGCAGGGCAGGCCCGATGAAGTCCTCGCTGGCCTGCGCGAGCTTTATCTGCTGAAGCTGATCACGGGCACCTTCACCCACGGCCACGTTATCGACCCATTGGGCTATCAGTGGATTGGCGCCAAGAACATCCTGCTGACCAGGCGTGGCATGGCATTCAAGCCAGTGTAGATGGCAACAAGCGCAGCCAACCGGCAGCATCACACTGGACATGCACCTCGTCATAACTTGCAATCGTCGGATGCGCCGTCAGCATCGGTTCGCCATGCGCCGATGTCACCACCACCACGTCCGCACCTGCCGCCTCGCCTGCGCGGATCCCCACCGGCGCATCCTCGAACACCAGGCACTCGCCCATCGGCACCCCCAAACGCTGCGCGCCCAACAGGTAGCAGGCCGGATCTGGCTTACCGTTGGCCACATCCTCAGCCGTCACCATGACGGTCGGCGGCACCAGGCCTGCAGCCTGCATACGGCGTACAGCGAGGATCCTGGGCGCAGATGTGACCACGGCCCAGCAATGCGCAGGCAAGCCTTGCAGAAAGGCCACGGCACCAGGGATTGCCACCACGCCCTCCACGTCCTCGATCTCCGCCTCGGTAATACCACGCGCCTCAGCCTGCACATCCACCCCTGGCAGGGCCTGGCGATTGATCGTGTCGATGGCCCGCACACCATGAATAGTGCTCAGGAACGCTTCGACGTCCAGGCCATGACGCACAGCCCAAGCGGCCCAGACTCGCTCTGCAGCGGCGATGGAGTTGAGGAGGGTGCCGTCCATATCAAACAGAAATGCACGGTATTGACGATCAAATACGACCGGGTCTTTGGCGGACACTGTTGGGTTTCCTCTTGCGCTCGTCGCCCGTTATCGGGCCCTGATGCAATCTACGGGTCGACCCAGGCCTTGTAAACGCAGGAAGACGCGCCAGGGCATCAGCACACCTGGCCAGCACTCTCTGCGATATCACGCGGCGTATTCCAGGCGGCCAGGAGCGCAACCCTAAGCCCTTCAACCGTTGTCGCCAGCGACATCGAAGGTTGAGGCCCAGCCCCCTGCCCTGGCAGATAAGGAACATGGATAAACCCACTGCGCACACCCGACCCTGCCAGGGCATGCTGCAGGCTGTAGAACACCTGATTGCATACGAAAGTGCCCGCCGTATGCGAGACCGAAGCCGCGATCCCGGCCTCATGGACCGCCTTGATCATGGCCTTGACCGGCAAGGTGCTGAAGTAGGCAGCCGGACCTTCGGGGATCACCGCTGTATCGATGGGTTGCGCACCGAGGTTGTCCGGGATTCGCGCATCGTTGAGGTTGATCGCAACCCGCTCAATGGAAATATCGCTGCGCCCAGGCCCAAGACCAGTAGCAATCACCAGTTGCGGTTGATGTTCGGCCAACAACTGCCTCAAGTAGACACCAGCAGTGGCGAAGGCACAGGGCAATTGGCGGGCGACGATCGTCACGCCTTCTTGCAATTGCACGCCGTCCAGCAGGCGTACCGCCTCCCAGGAAGGGTTGATCAGGTCTTGATCGAACGGCTCGAACCCCGTCAGCAGCACAGTCCCCATCACCACCTCACATCAACACATAAAGAAGAACAATGTTGACCAGCAACATCATCAACGCCGTGGGCATCTGCGCCTTGATCACCGCGTTTTTGTCCGGCAACTCCAGCAGCGCCGCAGGCACAATATTGAAGTTCGCCGCCATCGGCGTCATCAACGTACCGCAGTAGCCGGAAAACATGCCGATGGCCGCCATTACCGCCGGGTTGCCACCATAAATGCCCACCAGCACCGGCACGCCAACACCGCCGGTCATCACCGGAAAGGCAGCAAAACCATTGCCCATGATCACGGTGAACAGCGCCATGCCCAACACATAGACCATCACCGCCACCAGCTTGTAGTCCAGGTTGATATAGGTGGTGGTGACATGCGCCACAGCCGTGCCAACCCCGGCCTCATTAAACAGCAGGCCGAGCATCGCCAGCATCTGCGGCAGCACCATCGCCCAGCCCAATGCCTCGGTCAGGCGTCGCGACTCACGCAAGGCCTGCACCGGTGTATCGCGGGTCAGCCAGCAGGCCAACCCCAGGGCGATCAGGCAGCCGAGGCCAAGAGATACGAACGTGGTGTTTTTCGGGTCCAGCAGCGGCACACCGCCAATCTCGGCGTTCTTGAGCAGCACGGAGCCGATCACGGTAGTCAACGGAATG from Pseudomonas fluorescens encodes the following:
- a CDS encoding DUF979 domain-containing protein, with translation MIISIQYLYWLAGVLLLITAGMILADRTHPKRWSSALFWLLFAIPFLVGEHLPSVVVGVGVVLMALIAGLGGVGRGTHAELHDKASRASAGRLGHKLFIPALAIPLTTVIGSVLLKNAEIGGVPLLDPKNTTFVSLGLGCLIALGLACWLTRDTPVQALRESRRLTEALGWAMVLPQMLAMLGLLFNEAGVGTAVAHVTTTYINLDYKLVAVMVYVLGMALFTVIMGNGFAAFPVMTGGVGVPVLVGIYGGNPAVMAAIGMFSGYCGTLMTPMAANFNIVPAALLELPDKNAVIKAQMPTALMMLLVNIVLLYVLM
- the pcp gene encoding pyroglutamyl-peptidase I; its protein translation is MGTVLLTGFEPFDQDLINPSWEAVRLLDGVQLQEGVTIVARQLPCAFATAGVYLRQLLAEHQPQLVIATGLGPGRSDISIERVAINLNDARIPDNLGAQPIDTAVIPEGPAAYFSTLPVKAMIKAVHEAGIAASVSHTAGTFVCNQVFYSLQHALAGSGVRSGFIHVPYLPGQGAGPQPSMSLATTVEGLRVALLAAWNTPRDIAESAGQVC
- a CDS encoding HAD family hydrolase; the encoded protein is MSAKDPVVFDRQYRAFLFDMDGTLLNSIAAAERVWAAWAVRHGLDVEAFLSTIHGVRAIDTINRQALPGVDVQAEARGITEAEIEDVEGVVAIPGAVAFLQGLPAHCWAVVTSAPRILAVRRMQAAGLVPPTVMVTAEDVANGKPDPACYLLGAQRLGVPMGECLVFEDAPVGIRAGEAAGADVVVVTSAHGEPMLTAHPTIASYDEVHVQCDAAGWLRLLPSTLA